Sequence from the Deltaproteobacteria bacterium genome:
AGGCGCGTTGACCGATGAGCATTTAGCGGGTCGTGATATCATCGCTTTCGGCCATTCCACCGGCGGCCCGATGGCCGCGCATCTCACGCGCTTCAGCAAGAAGACCAAAGTCATCGGCATCGTCGGCTTCGGCAGCGGCGGGCCAGACGGCTGGCGCAAAGAGTGGCGCGACACAACTGGCGCGGAAAAATATCGCGAAATCCCCATCGACCACATATCGCGGCGCTCGCCGGACTCGTTTAAAAATTCCGGCTACGTCGATCCCGAAGATTTGACGCCGTGGGGCGGCGCCGACGACTACATTCGGCTGGTCAGCCCACTGCGCTCGCAGATGAAAACGAGTCTCTGCGATAACCAGCACAACGCCGCAGTCGGCATTCTCGAAGAGTATTCCAAGCGCACGGGGCTTCCGCGTGACGAATACTTCGATCACTTACAAGAACCTGATGCCAATTGGCTAAAATCAATTCGCGTCTTACTTGTCGTCGGTGAAGATGACAAAGGCCATTGGGTTTGCGGCGGCGCGCCGTTGGAAAACAAGCGTGAGATTTTCATGGGGCGCAAGTATGCCGCAACCACGCGCGGCGCCCATGTCGTGCTCCTGCCGCGCTACGGGCATGTCGGCTACGCGGAACTTCATAACGAGAAGATCGCTTATCTTTGGTTGTGGGCGTTTAAAAACAATTACTTTGATTGAAACAGGATCTCATGCTGAGCAAAGCGAAGCATCTGCTTTTGTCGCGTAGAGCAGATTCTTCGCCTTCAGCTAAGAATGACAATGGCGAGATAGCCTTCAAGCAGGAGAATTCACCATGCATTCAAATTAACAGTGGCGTTGGCGGCATTCGTGTTAGCGTTGCCACTTCGGTCGTCTTTTGCCGCTCAAGCCAAGCCGATGTCGCAAGTTGTTTATCCGCAAGCGCTAAGCGAACAGATTGGGTCGACGATATGAGTCTGCGGCGCAAGTTAGAGCTACAACTGGTTTTTGCGCTGGTGATTCCCAATCTGCTATTCGCTGCGCAGCCAACCGCCAAATCGAGCAGGCCGCTAGCAAAAGCCCGTGTCAGCCAATCGGCGATCAGCAGCCGCTCGGCCGTGCTTTGGATTGCCCACGAGCAGGGCATCTTCGCCAAGCACGGCGTCGACGTCGAACGATTTATTTATGCGAAGTAGCTCGTTCGGGTTCTCGGTCGACAACCGCCCGGCAAGGAGATGACTATGGAAGAGCCGAGATTCTTCTCTGCCGATTCCCACGTCAACGAACCGCCTGAATGCTGGGAGCGGATTCCCAAGGGCCTGCGCAGCCATGGGCCGCACTTCGTCAAGGACCCGCAGGGAAAAAAGGGCTTGTACATGGTCTTTGACGGCCATGAGCCCGATCCCGTCGGTATGACTTTCACCGCCGGCCTCAACAAAGAAGCTGGCGGCGTGCGCCGAGTGATCGAGAACTTTACCTGGGAAAGTTGGCGCGGGCCTTGGGATCCGGTGGCGCGTTTGCGAGACATGGATATCGACGGCGTTAAAATCGAAGTGCTCTACCCGAGCATGGCGCGCAATTTTTAT
This genomic interval carries:
- a CDS encoding alpha/beta fold hydrolase; amino-acid sequence: MSPAGITQSYLDGLKSNDLLLKFTWEEWLAIAPPYSDGKCTSKDVVARYQRNGYEWDMHGTLFTPEKETDAKRAFVFFHGGAGSEKIMDLTPDGRPGLARALAAQGFKVLTLTYPGHYPPGGVWQVPIPERMPIYLMDRQLSSEEIADRNLKCTFNVILQGAGALTDEHLAGRDIIAFGHSTGGPMAAHLTRFSKKTKVIGIVGFGSGGPDGWRKEWRDTTGAEKYREIPIDHISRRSPDSFKNSGYVDPEDLTPWGGADDYIRLVSPLRSQMKTSLCDNQHNAAVGILEEYSKRTGLPRDEYFDHLQEPDANWLKSIRVLLVVGEDDKGHWVCGGAPLENKREIFMGRKYAATTRGAHVVLLPRYGHVGYAELHNEKIAYLWLWAFKNNYFD